The window TAGATTTCCCCGAAGTTCGCCCTGTATCGGCTTAAGAAATCCTCGTAGGAAAAATGATGCTCCTGGGTTCCGTATTGTTCCACCGCATACGCGGCTGTAACGGCGCCCATTCTTGCGGCTTTTTCAATAGCTCGTCCCGTAGCGAGCCCCTTTAACAAGCCCGCCCTGTAAGCATCACCAGCTCCGGTAGGGTCGACAACGGCACGCACACGCACCGCCGGGATGATGAGATCACGATCACGAGAACTCACGAGCGAGCCTTTTTCTCCAAGAGTAGTTATGATGAAACCCGTCATTCGCAGGAGGTCGTTCTTATTCAGTCCCGTCATCTTCATGATCAGTTCGAGTTCGTAATCATTTGAGATGAGGGCCATCGACCCTTCGATCCATCGAGCGAGAGATTTCCCTTCCCATGCTGTGAGGGACTGACCCGGGTCGCAGATGAACGGTACTCCGTTACCGCGGCAGACATCTCCATACACAACCATGTCCTGCAGGTTTCCGGGGGCAAAAAGAGCTATCGCGTTGTCAGACTCTGCATTTTCGAATAGGTATTCAGACGGATATTTCATCGCACCGGGATTGAAGCCTGTTATCTGGTTGTCCGACTTGTCGGTTGTGATGTATGCCCCCGCGGTAAACTCGTCATCGATGATCCTGATTCCGTCCGTAGGGATATCGTGCTCCTTCAGCCACGAGAAATAACGATGATAATCTCTGCCGATCGTGGCGAGGACGAAGGGCTTCTCATTGAGAAGGCTGAGCGAATACGCGATGTTGCCTGCAGTGCCCCCGAATTTTTCGACCATTCCGTTGACGGTGAAACAGACATTAAGGATATGGATCTTATCGGGGAGGATGTGGTCCGAGAACTTACCCGGAAAGTCCATGATTCTGTCATACGCGAGCGAACCGGAGATATAGATATTCACGACTCTAGTGGCGGATGCTTCGGCTCATTCCAGGCTCTTTAACTCACTTTCCACCTGGGCCTTTCGCTGAGTGAGGCCGCTCTTCCTCTGCTGGACAGTAGCTAATTCTTGCTGTAATGGGGCCAACTCAGCCTCCAGCTGCCGGAGCTGAAGCGTGGTATACCTGGGACGGCTCATCTTCTTCTGGTCGATGGATGTCTTCAGCCTGGCCTCATCTTCTTCGACAGTCCCAAGTTCCGCATTAAGAGAATCGAGCTCTCCCTTTAAGTCGATCACGCGTCCGGTCCTGTCAGGGGGTGACGCAACAGCGGGAGGCGGTGCTTCCTCTCGACTCTCGATGCCGGATGTCGACCGGAAGTCTTTTTCAGGAGCTCCCGTCTCTTCAATCTTCAGGACGTCTTTCGCCTTGATACCCATGGAGCCCCCGCCAAACTGGATAAGGATATCTTCTCCCTGTTTCTCATATGAACCTACCCCTGATATCGCAGAACCGTTTCGCAGGTAAATCTTGTATGCAGCCCCGGCAGCGGGCGGGAGGAGCAAGATGAGGCTAAAGAGAATTATCGAGAACTTTTTCATTCGTGCCTCCTTAATGCTTCTAAAAGGATGCTGGCAATTCTCCTGTTGAAACCGTGAATCTTTGCTATTTCTTCCACGGTAGCGTTACCTATATCATCTATACTACCAAAATATCTCAAAAGTTCAAGCCTTCTCTTCCTCCCTATGCCGGAAATCTTTTCGAGAGGCGATTCGATGAGCCTCTTGTCTCGGAGC is drawn from Thermodesulfovibrionales bacterium and contains these coding sequences:
- a CDS encoding carbohydrate kinase family protein, with translation MNIYISGSLAYDRIMDFPGKFSDHILPDKIHILNVCFTVNGMVEKFGGTAGNIAYSLSLLNEKPFVLATIGRDYHRYFSWLKEHDIPTDGIRIIDDEFTAGAYITTDKSDNQITGFNPGAMKYPSEYLFENAESDNAIALFAPGNLQDMVVYGDVCRGNGVPFICDPGQSLTAWEGKSLARWIEGSMALISNDYELELIMKMTGLNKNDLLRMTGFIITTLGEKGSLVSSRDRDLIIPAVRVRAVVDPTGAGDAYRAGLLKGLATGRAIEKAARMGAVTAAYAVEQYGTQEHHFSYEDFLSRYRANFGEI